Proteins encoded together in one Macadamia integrifolia cultivar HAES 741 chromosome 8, SCU_Mint_v3, whole genome shotgun sequence window:
- the LOC122085758 gene encoding probable receptor-like protein kinase At4g10390 → MAFFKFLKFKSRCKSNRVVDDIEDGGLSTTTITTTSTHDLSHSDGQNGSKMMMVNRFTWKDMENMSKNFSKTIGIGGFSVVYLANFTDSTLGVLKRHCDSQHHREVFKRELEVLLHVRHENIVKFLGYCDEKEEGILVFEYVSNGTLYEKLRDQGQKGSVLSWKSRMSIAHQLAQAINYLHTNSTFEIVNGDIKSSNVLLDENLNCKLCDFGSAKMGFSSTNVPSSKISLMGSIGYMDPHYLKTGIATKNNDVYSYGVIILELLTGLEPFCLEREQLLISIADPVLEDPNKVLEMMDTHLGGHFDAEEAIAMANIAALCLHKDSTQRPSMIEILYTMTQKIQSISLVPALEGFKDESNEIEICCT, encoded by the exons ATGGCCTTCTTCAAGTTCCTCAAGTTCAAGAGTAGATGCAAATCCAATCGTGTAGTAGATGATATAGAAGATGGTGGTTTATCCACCACCACCATTACTACCACCTCAACCCATGATCTATCTCATTCGGATGGCCAAAATGGATCGAAGATGATGATGGTGAATAGATTTACTTGGAAAGATATGGAGAATATGAGTAAGAATTTCTCGAAAACTATCGGCATTGGAGGGTTTAGCGTCGTCTATCTCGCTAATTTCACAGATTCAACTCTTGGAGTTCTCAAGAGGCATTGTGATAGCCAGCATCACCGCGAAGTGTTTAAGAGAGAATTGGAAGTTCTACTTCATGTCCGCCATGAAAACATTGTCAAGTTTCTTGGCTACTGTGATGAAAAAG AAGAAGGTATCTTAGTGTTTGAATATGTTAGCAATGGAACCTTGTATGAGAAACTAAGGGATCAAGGACAAAAAGGGTCAGTCCTTTCTTGGAAAAGCCGCATgtccatagctcaccaactggCCCAAGCCATTAACTACCTTCACACAAACTCCACATTTGAAATAGTTAATGGtgacatcaaatcatcaaatgtCCTTCTTGATGAGAACCTTAACTGCAAGCTATGTGACTTTGGATCTGCAAAGATGGGTTTTTCATCCACAAATGTTCCCTCATCTAAGATTTCGTTGATGGGTTCTATAGGTTATATGGATCCTCATTACTTGAAAACTGGTATTGCAACAAAGAATAATGATGTTTACAGTTATGGGGTGATCATCCTAGAGTTACTCACAGGATTGGAACCTTTTTGTTTGGAAAGGGAACAGTTATTGATTTCAATTGCAGACCCAGTACTGGAGGATCCAAATAAGGTTCTGGAAATGATGGATACTCATCTAGGAGGCCATTTTGATGCTGAGGAAGCTATAGCCATGGCAAACATAGCAGCACTTTGCCTGCACAAGGATTCCACCCAAAGGCCTTCCATGATTGAGATCTTGTATACTATGACACAGAAGATTCAATCCATCTCCTTGGTCCCCGCATTGGAAGGATTCAAGGACGAAtcaaatgaaattgaaatatgttGCACATGA
- the LOC122086414 gene encoding protein DETOXIFICATION 42-like isoform X4 has protein sequence MAEDADGLLCSQKRKPPICVLFKDARHVLKTDELGLEIARIAFPAAMALTADPIASLIDTAFIGQIGPVELAAVGVSIALFNQVSRIAIFPLVSITTSFVAEEETAGRLSPDDQENENLETGFALNSEMKELIPKSISEPPGGRNSGLSKFQHEKRKIPSASSALVIGGVLGLVQAIVLIFGSKPLLNFMGVKSDSPMLHPAQQYLTLRSFGAPAVLLSLAMQGVFRGFKDTKTPLYATVAGDVANIILDPILMFVFRLGVSGAAIAHVISQYLISLILLWTLMKKVDLVSPSLKDLKLGRFLKNGGLLLVRVIAVTFCVTLAASMAARLGPTPMAAFQVCLQVWLAASLLADGLAVAGQAIIASAFAEKNYTKATATASRVLQLGFVLGLVLSVFLGVGLQFASRLFTQDINVLQLISIGIPFVAASQPLNALAFVFDGVNFGASDFAYSACSMVLVAIVSILCVLLLSASNGFVGIWVALTIYMSLRTFAGLWRIGTGSGPWSFLRTLSSPFDGDDL, from the exons ATGGCAGAGGATGCCGATGGCCTTCTCTGCAGTCAAAAAAGAAAGCCACCCATTTGTGTTCTCTTCAAGGATGCAAG GCATGTTTTAAAGACGGATGAGCTTGGGTTGGAGATAGCCCGAATTGCATTTCCTGCAGCCATGGCTTTGACAGCTGATCCAATTGCTTCCCTAATTGACACTGCATTCATTGGCCAAATAG GTCCAGTGGAGCTTGCTGCTGTGGGAGTGTCTATTGCTTTGTTTAATCAAGTATCACGGATTGCAATATTCCCACTTGTCAGTATCACAACTTCTTTCGTTGCAGAGGAAGAAACGGCTGGAAGACTGAGCCCTGATGACCAGGAAAatgaaaacttggaaacagGGTTTGCTCTAAACAGTGAAATGAAAGAGTTGATTCCAAAATCTA TTTCAGAACCTCCTGGTGGTAGAAATTCAGGCCTGTCCAAGTTTCAGCATGAGAAGAGGAAAATCCCATCAGCATCATCGGCATTGGTTATTGGAGGCGTGCTTGGCCTTGTCCAAGCCATAGTCCTAATTTTTGGATCAAAACCTCTCTTAAATTTCATGGGAGTTAAATCA GATTCCCCTATGCTCCACCCAGCACAACAATACTTGACATTGAGGTCATTTGGTGCTCCTGCAGTTCTTCTCTCACTTGCCATGCAAGGGGTGTTTCGAGGATTTAAAGATACAAAAACTCCTTTATATGCTACTG TGGCTGGAGATGTGGCAAATATCATTTTAGATCCTATTCTTATGTTCGTTTTCCGTTTGGGTGTCAGTGGCGCAGCCATTGCCCATGTTATTTCTCA GTACCTAATTTCATTAATACTGTTATGGACGTTGATGAAGAAAGTTGACCTTGTGTCACCAAGTCTCAAAGATTTGAAACTCGGCAGGTTTCTTAAAAATG GAGGTTTATTGTTAGTGAGGGTGATAGCTGTGACATTCTGTGTGACCCTGGCAGCATCAATGGCTGCACGGTTGGGACCGACACCCATGGCTGCATTTCAAGTCTGCTTGCAGGTTTGGTTGGCGGCATCTCTTCTTGCTGATGGGTTGGCTGTCGCTGGACAG GCAATTATTGCTAGCGCATTTGCTGAAAAGAATTATACCAAGGCAACCGCCACCGCATCAAGGGTATTACAG TTGGGTTTTGTTCTGGGGTTGGTGCTCTCTGTTTTCTTAGGAGTTGGCTTGCAGTTTGCATCACGGTTATTCACCCAGGACATCAATGTTCTTCAGCTCATAAGTATAGGCATCCCG TTTGTAGCAGCTTCTCAGCCACTCAATGCCTTGGCTTTTGTTTTTGATGGTGTCAACTTTGGGGCATCTGATTTTGCATATTCTGCCTGCTCCATG GTTCTTGTAGCCATAGTGAGCATCCTGTGTGTGTTACTTCTCTCTGCAAGCAATGGTTTTGTTGGGATTTGGGTAGCTTTGACAATATATATGAGTCTTCGCACCTTTGCTGGCCTCTGGAG GATTGGGACTGGCAGTGGACCTTGGAGCTTTCTCAGAACCTTGTCATCACCTTTCGATGGTGACGACCTATAG
- the LOC122086414 gene encoding protein DETOXIFICATION 42-like isoform X1: MDYEDLVQPIMAEDADGLLCSQKRKPPICVLFKDARHVLKTDELGLEIARIAFPAAMALTADPIASLIDTAFIGQIGPVELAAVGVSIALFNQVSRIAIFPLVSITTSFVAEEETAGRLSPDDQENENLETGFALNSEMKELIPKSISEPPGGRNSGLSKFQHEKRKIPSASSALVIGGVLGLVQAIVLIFGSKPLLNFMGVKSDSPMLHPAQQYLTLRSFGAPAVLLSLAMQGVFRGFKDTKTPLYATVAGDVANIILDPILMFVFRLGVSGAAIAHVISQYLISLILLWTLMKKVDLVSPSLKDLKLGRFLKNGGLLLVRVIAVTFCVTLAASMAARLGPTPMAAFQVCLQVWLAASLLADGLAVAGQAIIASAFAEKNYTKATATASRVLQLGFVLGLVLSVFLGVGLQFASRLFTQDINVLQLISIGIPFVAASQPLNALAFVFDGVNFGASDFAYSACSMVLVAIVSILCVLLLSASNGFVGIWVALTIYMSLRTFAGLWRIGTGSGPWSFLRTLSSPFDGDDL; the protein is encoded by the exons ATGG ATTACGAAGATTTGGTCCAGCCAATAATGGCAGAGGATGCCGATGGCCTTCTCTGCAGTCAAAAAAGAAAGCCACCCATTTGTGTTCTCTTCAAGGATGCAAG GCATGTTTTAAAGACGGATGAGCTTGGGTTGGAGATAGCCCGAATTGCATTTCCTGCAGCCATGGCTTTGACAGCTGATCCAATTGCTTCCCTAATTGACACTGCATTCATTGGCCAAATAG GTCCAGTGGAGCTTGCTGCTGTGGGAGTGTCTATTGCTTTGTTTAATCAAGTATCACGGATTGCAATATTCCCACTTGTCAGTATCACAACTTCTTTCGTTGCAGAGGAAGAAACGGCTGGAAGACTGAGCCCTGATGACCAGGAAAatgaaaacttggaaacagGGTTTGCTCTAAACAGTGAAATGAAAGAGTTGATTCCAAAATCTA TTTCAGAACCTCCTGGTGGTAGAAATTCAGGCCTGTCCAAGTTTCAGCATGAGAAGAGGAAAATCCCATCAGCATCATCGGCATTGGTTATTGGAGGCGTGCTTGGCCTTGTCCAAGCCATAGTCCTAATTTTTGGATCAAAACCTCTCTTAAATTTCATGGGAGTTAAATCA GATTCCCCTATGCTCCACCCAGCACAACAATACTTGACATTGAGGTCATTTGGTGCTCCTGCAGTTCTTCTCTCACTTGCCATGCAAGGGGTGTTTCGAGGATTTAAAGATACAAAAACTCCTTTATATGCTACTG TGGCTGGAGATGTGGCAAATATCATTTTAGATCCTATTCTTATGTTCGTTTTCCGTTTGGGTGTCAGTGGCGCAGCCATTGCCCATGTTATTTCTCA GTACCTAATTTCATTAATACTGTTATGGACGTTGATGAAGAAAGTTGACCTTGTGTCACCAAGTCTCAAAGATTTGAAACTCGGCAGGTTTCTTAAAAATG GAGGTTTATTGTTAGTGAGGGTGATAGCTGTGACATTCTGTGTGACCCTGGCAGCATCAATGGCTGCACGGTTGGGACCGACACCCATGGCTGCATTTCAAGTCTGCTTGCAGGTTTGGTTGGCGGCATCTCTTCTTGCTGATGGGTTGGCTGTCGCTGGACAG GCAATTATTGCTAGCGCATTTGCTGAAAAGAATTATACCAAGGCAACCGCCACCGCATCAAGGGTATTACAG TTGGGTTTTGTTCTGGGGTTGGTGCTCTCTGTTTTCTTAGGAGTTGGCTTGCAGTTTGCATCACGGTTATTCACCCAGGACATCAATGTTCTTCAGCTCATAAGTATAGGCATCCCG TTTGTAGCAGCTTCTCAGCCACTCAATGCCTTGGCTTTTGTTTTTGATGGTGTCAACTTTGGGGCATCTGATTTTGCATATTCTGCCTGCTCCATG GTTCTTGTAGCCATAGTGAGCATCCTGTGTGTGTTACTTCTCTCTGCAAGCAATGGTTTTGTTGGGATTTGGGTAGCTTTGACAATATATATGAGTCTTCGCACCTTTGCTGGCCTCTGGAG GATTGGGACTGGCAGTGGACCTTGGAGCTTTCTCAGAACCTTGTCATCACCTTTCGATGGTGACGACCTATAG
- the LOC122086414 gene encoding protein DETOXIFICATION 42-like isoform X3 has product MDYEDLVQPIMAEDADGLLCSQKRKPPICVLFKDARHVLKTDELGLEIARIAFPAAMALTADPIASLIDTAFIGQIGPVELAAVGVSIALFNQVSRIAIFPLVSITTSFVAEEETAGRLSPDDQENENLETGFALNSEMKELIPKSKPPGGRNSGLSKFQHEKRKIPSASSALVIGGVLGLVQAIVLIFGSKPLLNFMGVKSDSPMLHPAQQYLTLRSFGAPAVLLSLAMQGVFRGFKDTKTPLYATVAGDVANIILDPILMFVFRLGVSGAAIAHVISQYLISLILLWTLMKKVDLVSPSLKDLKLGRFLKNGGLLLVRVIAVTFCVTLAASMAARLGPTPMAAFQVCLQVWLAASLLADGLAVAGQAIIASAFAEKNYTKATATASRVLQLGFVLGLVLSVFLGVGLQFASRLFTQDINVLQLISIGIPFVAASQPLNALAFVFDGVNFGASDFAYSACSMVLVAIVSILCVLLLSASNGFVGIWVALTIYMSLRTFAGLWRIGTGSGPWSFLRTLSSPFDGDDL; this is encoded by the exons ATGG ATTACGAAGATTTGGTCCAGCCAATAATGGCAGAGGATGCCGATGGCCTTCTCTGCAGTCAAAAAAGAAAGCCACCCATTTGTGTTCTCTTCAAGGATGCAAG GCATGTTTTAAAGACGGATGAGCTTGGGTTGGAGATAGCCCGAATTGCATTTCCTGCAGCCATGGCTTTGACAGCTGATCCAATTGCTTCCCTAATTGACACTGCATTCATTGGCCAAATAG GTCCAGTGGAGCTTGCTGCTGTGGGAGTGTCTATTGCTTTGTTTAATCAAGTATCACGGATTGCAATATTCCCACTTGTCAGTATCACAACTTCTTTCGTTGCAGAGGAAGAAACGGCTGGAAGACTGAGCCCTGATGACCAGGAAAatgaaaacttggaaacagGGTTTGCTCTAAACAGTGAAATGAAAGAGTTGATTCCAAAATCTA AACCTCCTGGTGGTAGAAATTCAGGCCTGTCCAAGTTTCAGCATGAGAAGAGGAAAATCCCATCAGCATCATCGGCATTGGTTATTGGAGGCGTGCTTGGCCTTGTCCAAGCCATAGTCCTAATTTTTGGATCAAAACCTCTCTTAAATTTCATGGGAGTTAAATCA GATTCCCCTATGCTCCACCCAGCACAACAATACTTGACATTGAGGTCATTTGGTGCTCCTGCAGTTCTTCTCTCACTTGCCATGCAAGGGGTGTTTCGAGGATTTAAAGATACAAAAACTCCTTTATATGCTACTG TGGCTGGAGATGTGGCAAATATCATTTTAGATCCTATTCTTATGTTCGTTTTCCGTTTGGGTGTCAGTGGCGCAGCCATTGCCCATGTTATTTCTCA GTACCTAATTTCATTAATACTGTTATGGACGTTGATGAAGAAAGTTGACCTTGTGTCACCAAGTCTCAAAGATTTGAAACTCGGCAGGTTTCTTAAAAATG GAGGTTTATTGTTAGTGAGGGTGATAGCTGTGACATTCTGTGTGACCCTGGCAGCATCAATGGCTGCACGGTTGGGACCGACACCCATGGCTGCATTTCAAGTCTGCTTGCAGGTTTGGTTGGCGGCATCTCTTCTTGCTGATGGGTTGGCTGTCGCTGGACAG GCAATTATTGCTAGCGCATTTGCTGAAAAGAATTATACCAAGGCAACCGCCACCGCATCAAGGGTATTACAG TTGGGTTTTGTTCTGGGGTTGGTGCTCTCTGTTTTCTTAGGAGTTGGCTTGCAGTTTGCATCACGGTTATTCACCCAGGACATCAATGTTCTTCAGCTCATAAGTATAGGCATCCCG TTTGTAGCAGCTTCTCAGCCACTCAATGCCTTGGCTTTTGTTTTTGATGGTGTCAACTTTGGGGCATCTGATTTTGCATATTCTGCCTGCTCCATG GTTCTTGTAGCCATAGTGAGCATCCTGTGTGTGTTACTTCTCTCTGCAAGCAATGGTTTTGTTGGGATTTGGGTAGCTTTGACAATATATATGAGTCTTCGCACCTTTGCTGGCCTCTGGAG GATTGGGACTGGCAGTGGACCTTGGAGCTTTCTCAGAACCTTGTCATCACCTTTCGATGGTGACGACCTATAG
- the LOC122086412 gene encoding dicarboxylate transporter 1, chloroplastic-like, protein MASLVLTSSCNLGFRSLPSRRSRSANASSPVNIRSSTRSEVFSLQNRICSRSNSLKNSFVGVLPSITPKDSNCARSLSDRSVIVRASASSAAVVPSSQPWQGASMKPLLASIATGVILWFVPVPGGVSRNAWQLLSIFLATIVGIITQPLPLGAVALMGLGACVLTKTLTFAAAFSAFGDPIPWLIALAFFFARGFIKTGLGNRIAYQFVSLFGSSSLGLGYSLVFSEALLAPAIPSVSARAGGIFLPLVKSLCVACGSNVGDGTENRLGSWLMLTCFQTSVISSAMFLTAMAANPLSANLTFNTIKQTIGWTDWAKAAFVPGLVSLIVVPLLLYVIYPPTVKSSPDAPKLAREKLEKMGPMTKNEIIMTVTLLLTVGLWIFGGVLGVDAVTAAILGLSVLLITGVVTWKECLAEGVAWDTLTWFAALIAMAGYLNKYGLFSWFSQTVVKFVGGLGLSWQASFGILVILYFYSHYFFASGAAHIGAMFTAFLSVASALGTPPLFGAMVLSFLSNLMGGLTHYGIGSAPVFYGANYVPLGQWWGYGFLISIVNIIIWLGIGGVWWKFIGLW, encoded by the exons ATGGCGTCCCTTGTGCTTACTTCCTCCTGTAACCTAGGGTTTCGCTCGCTTCCAAGTCGTAGATCCCGCTCCGCAAATGCTTCGTCACCTGTTAACATTCGATCCTCTACTAGATCCGAGGTTTTCTCGCTTCAAAATCGGATCTGTTCGCGTTCTAATTCATTGAAAAATTCTTTCGTGGGTGTTCTTCCATCTATCACCCCAAAGGATTCGAATTGTGCTCGTTCTCTCTCGGATCGGTCGGTTATTGTTCGAGCTTCGGCCTCTTCTGCTGCGGTAGTACCTTCGTCCCAGCCATGGCAGGGAGCTTCGATGAAGCCATTGTTGGCTTCAATTGCCACCGGAGTTATTCTATGGTTCGTTCCGGTGCCAGGCGGTGTGTCGAGGAATGCTTGGCAGTTGCTTTCTATATTCCTAGCTACCATCGTCGGCATCATCACGCAACCGTTGCCTCTCGGTGCTGTTGCTTTGATGGGATTGGGCGCTTGTGTACTCACTAAGACGCTAACTTTTGCTGCTGCTTTCTCTGCCTTCGGTGATCCGATTCCATGGCTAATTGCTCTTGCTTTCTTCTTTGCTCGAGGATTTATAAAGACGGGGCTTGGTAACCGTATTGCTTACCAATTCGTGTCTCTTTTTGGTAGCTCCTCGTTAGGATTAGGTTACAGTTTAGTTTTCAGCGAGGCTCTCCTCGCACCTGCTATTCCTTCGGTGTCTGCTAGAGCAGGTGGGATTTTCCTTCCATTAGTTAAGTCCCTTTGTGTTGCCTGTGGAAGTAATGTTGGCGATGGGACCGAAAATCGGTTAGGGTCTTGGTTAATGCTTACTTGCTTTCAGACATCCGTGATTTCTTCAGCAATGTTTCTCACTGCTATGGCGGCGAATCCATTGAGTGCAAATCTCACGTTCAACACGATCAAGCAGACAATTGGCTGGACAGATTGGGCCAAGGCTGCTTTTGTGCCAGGTCTGGTGTCTTTGATTGTTGTCCCGTTGCTTTTGTATGTGATTTACCCACCCACAGTGAAGAGCAGTCCTGATGCCCCAAAACTTGCGAGGGAGAAGTTAGAGAAGATGGGACCAATGACCAAGAATGAGATTATCATGACGGTTACTCTGCTTCTTACG GTGGGGCTCTGGATCTTTGGGGGAGTGCTGGGTGTAGATGCTGTTACTGCTGCCATTCTTGGGTTATCTGTACTCCTCATAACAGGGGTTGTGACATGGAAGGAATGCTTAGCAGAAGGGGTTGCCTGGGATACCCTTACGTGGTTTGCTGCGCTCATTGCAATGGCTGGCTATCTAAACAAATATGGTCTATTCTCCTGGTTCAGCCAAACAGTAGTTAAG TTTGTGGGAGGACTTGGTCTGTCATGGCAGGCCTCATTTGGCATTCTGGTCATTCTCTACTTCTATTCTCACTACTTCTTTGCTAGTGGGGCTGCTCACATTGGTGCGATGTTCACGGCCTTCTTATCTGTGGCAAGTGCCCTCGGCACCCCTCCACTCTTTGGTGCCATGGTGCTATCCTTCCTCTCAAACCTCATGGGTGGCCTCACTCACTATGGAATTGGATCAGCTCCAGTATTCTATGGTGCCAACTATGTTCCACTGGGACAGTGGTGGGGTTATGGGTTCCTGATCTCTATTGTCAACATTATCATCTGGCTTGGTATTGGAGGTGTCTGGTGGAAGTTCATTGGCTTGTGGTGA
- the LOC122086413 gene encoding pentatricopeptide repeat-containing protein At5g59600, with amino-acid sequence MPSLPTKAKIFRILHHRTAPNHRSFQSITDSYANYLEIYARDQAIHSGKILHAYLIVKGLVRSTYLSSKLIIFYAQCGRTSDARHVFDGIPKTNLRRWIVLIGVYSRCGLYEETLALLHEMQREGLEPNKYVIPSILRACGNLSDRRTGEKIHSSILRNCFDFDAFVDSALVDMYSKCGRVEKARLVFDRMPEKDLVAWNSMVSGYAQQGFAREAWDLVKEMRLMGIKPNLITWNTLIAGFSSAGDDVMVWDLFGMMRVHGVEPDMVSWTSVISGFVQSFRNKEAFDAFKQMVGCGVLPSSVTISSLLPACATVADLRCGKEIHGYSLIIGVEEDIFVSSALVDMYAKCGFIFEAAKLFKKMKERNTVTWNSMIFGCANHGHCSEAVDLFYQMVEIKELKLDHLTFTAVLTACSHGGLIEVGHNLFHLMQEKYGIEPRLEHYACMVDLLGRAGKLGEAYDLIKSMPMEPDSFVWGALIGACRNHGNIELAEIAAKHLFQLEPDSAGSCLLLSNLYADTGSWGNATKLKKIMKRRQLKRNPGCSWMEAV; translated from the coding sequence ATGCCTTCTCTCCCCACCAAAGCAAAAATCTTTAGAATCCTCCACCACAGAACCGCTCCCAATCACCGTTCGTTCCAATCAATCACTGATTCATATGCCAACTATCTCGAAATCTACGCTCGTGATCAAGCTATTCACTCAGGTAAAATACTCCACGCTTACCTTATCGTGAAGGGTCTTGTTCGTTCAACCTACCTTTCTTCCAAGCTCATTATCTTTTATGCTCAATGCGGACGAACTTCGGATGCTCGTCATGTGTTCGACGGAATTCCCAAGACAAATCTTCGTCGCTGGATTGTCCTGATTGGCGTCTATTCCCGTTGTGGCCTTTACGAGGAGACATTAGCTCTTTTACATGAAATGCAGAGAGAGGGCCTGGAACCAAACAAATACGTTATACCCAGTATCCTTAGAGCTTGTGGGAATCTCTCTGATCGAAGGACTGGCGAAAAGATACATTCTTCGATTCTTCGGAACTGCTTTGATTTTGATGCCTTTGTGGACAGTGCGCTAGTCGATATGTACTCGAAATGTGGTCGAGTTGAGAAGGCACGCCTGGTGTTCGATAGAATGCCTGAGAAAGATCTGGTGGCTTGGAATTCCATGGTTTCGGGCTATGCCCAACAAGGGTTTGCAAGAGAAGCATGGGATTTAGTGAAGGAGATGAGATTAATGGGAATCAAACCTAATTTAATAACCTGGAATACATTAATAGCAGGTTTTTCTTCGGCGGGTGATGATGTCATGGTATGGGACCTGTTTGGGATGATGCGTGTCCATGGGGTTGAACCTGATATGGTTTCTTGGACCTCTGTTATATCTGGGTTTGTGCAGAGTTTTCGCAATAAAGAAGCTTTTGATGCATTTAAGCAGATGGTGGGCTGTGGAGTTCTCCCAAGTTCAGTAACCATTAGTAGTCTTTTGCCTGCATGTGCTACCGTGGCAGATTTGAGATGTGGGAAAGAGATTCATGGGTACTCATTGATAATTGGAGTCGAGGAAGACATATTTGTAAGCAGTGCTCTTGTTGACATGTATGCAAAGTGTGGATTTATATTTGAAGCTGCAaagttgttcaaaaagatgaaggAAAGAAATACAGTTACTTGGAATTCTATGATTTTTGGATGTGCAAATCACGGGCACTGCAGTGAAGCAGTTGATCTTTTCTATCAAATGGTAGAGATCAAAGAATTGAAGTTGGATCACCTTACTTTCACAGCTGTTTTGACTGCTTGTAGTCATGGTGGCTTGATTGAAGTTGGACATAATCTATTTCATTTGATGCAGGAAAAATATGGTATTGAGCCAAGGTTAGAACATTATGCTTGCATGGTTGACCTACTTGGCCGAGCAGGGAAGCTTGGAGAGGCCTATGATTTGATTAAATCAATGCCAATGGAGCCCGATTCATTTGTGTGGGGGGCACTGATAGGGGCATGTAGGAACCATGGGAATATCGAACTAGCTGAAATTGCAGCCAAGCATTTGTTTCAGCTTGAGCCTGATAGTGCAGGGAGCTGCTTATTATTATCAAATTTATATGCAGATACTGGTAGTTGGGGGAATGCTACTAAGTTAAAGAAGATAATGAAGAGAAGACAATTAAAGAGAAATCCTGGGTGTAGTTGGATGGAAGCTGTCTAG
- the LOC122086416 gene encoding uncharacterized protein LOC122086416: MANQRLDGEDQEALYGTYPLAVYYVQSPSAVSHANSDSRNNESALMSPYPYRSENFITNPRNPNREVARLLARYSSSRGSNNSFLHHEKKLSYDGDQSQGIGTDNGETCLINYVEEVEEKVRKIDGGDDDDNDDDDEIEDGRRHGFWRFFSFGTSPSCAWIFLQISWRLMLSLGVALLLFYLVTKPPPPKMSLKMAGIQEFGLGEGVDGSGVTTNILTCNCSMKLQIDNKSKLFGLHIQPPIIDMSFGRFIFASSEGPELYAESDGPTTFRLYVGTTNKAMYGAGRNMEDMLQSGKGLQLIIQMRLSSSFRVVWNLIRPRFHHQAECLLLLNRRYDKLHHTQVYNSSCRITPY; this comes from the exons atGGCTAACCAGAGACTTGATGGAGAAGATCAAGAAGCTCTGTATGGCACATACCCTTTAGCAGTGTACTATGTACAGAGCCCATCAGCTGTTTCACATGCCAACAGTGACTCTCGCAACAATGAATCTGCTTTAATGTCTCCATATCCATATCGATCTGAGAACTTCATCACCAATCCCAGGAACCCAAATCGCGAAGTAGCTCGATTACTCGCACGTTACTCTTCCTCTCGTGGTTCAAACAATTCATTCCTCCACCATGAAAAGAAGCTTTCCTATGATGGTGATCAGAGTCAGGGGATTGGCACTGATAATGGTGAGACTTGTCTGATCAATTATGTagaggaagtggaagaaaaagTGCGAAAAATTGATGGCGGTGacgatgatgataatgatgatgatgatgaaattgAAGATGGAAGAAGACATGGGTTTTGGagattcttctcttttggtaCTTCTCCTTCTTGTGCCTGGATTTTTCTCCAGATTAGTTGgaggttgatgttgagcttgggAGTTGCATTGCTTCTTTTCTACTTGGTAACTAAGCCTCCTCCACCCAAAATGTCTCTCAAG ATGGCAGGAATACAAGAATTTGGGTTAGGAGAAGGGGTGGATGGATCTGGTGTCACAACCAATATTCTCACCTGTAATTGTTCCATGAAATTACAGATTGATAACAAATCTAAGCTCTTTGGTCTTCACATTCAACCTCCTATCATAGATATGTCTTTTGGGCGCTTCATTTTTGCAAGCTCAGAG gGACCAGAATTGTATGCCGAGAGCGATGGTCCGACGACATTCCGGTTATATGTAGGGACAACTAATAAAGCAATGTATGGAGCTGGTAGGAACATGGAAGACATGCTTCAATCTGGAAAAGGACTGCAACTGATTATCCAGATGAGGTTAAGCTCAAGTTTTAGAGTTGTTTGGAACCTTATCAGGCCAAGGTTCCATCACCAAGCTGAGTGTCTATTACTCTTGAATCGTAGATACGATAAACTTCACCACACCCAGGTGTATAATAGCAGCTGTAGAATCACTCCTTATTAA